A genomic segment from Thamnophis elegans isolate rThaEle1 chromosome 3, rThaEle1.pri, whole genome shotgun sequence encodes:
- the LOC116506760 gene encoding 3 beta-hydroxysteroid dehydrogenase/Delta 5-->4-isomerase type 1-like produces MSLEGIRCLVTGAGGFLGQRIVCQLLTEKESLAEVRLLDKTISAEALQDFKKVRSNTLLTVLQGDIRDVVFLETAVQGVSLVIHAACIIDPRGFIDRKILWDVNVRGTQLLLEACLRNDVQYFIYTSSLEVTGPNNRGDPIYDGDEDTIYQMTQGQPYAETKREAEKCVLQLDGLPLKGGNSFVTCALRSMYIYGEGSSFLLGHLDESILNNNVFLRLSRKEAIVNPVYVGNIAWAHIQVAKAMRNPTKVKQIRGRFYYISDDSPHTSYSDFNYELTKELGFGIEPKPMMPVTLLYYYALFLEILSFLLRPFFRYVPSINRFLVILLNTPFSFSYKKAQRDFNYTPRYSWEEAKQHTSQWIADITPLRAAYLKSKTT; encoded by the exons ATGTCTTTGGAAGGAATAAGATGTCTAGTGACTGGTGCTGGTGGGTTCCTGGGTCAAAGGATTGTTTGCCAGCTGCTGACAGAAAAGGAGAGTTTGGCCGAAGTCAGACTCTTGGACAAAACCATCAGCGCTGAAGCACTCCAGGATTTTAAAA aagTGAGGAGTAACACCCTCTTGACAGTCCTACAAGGGGATATCCGGGATGTGGTGTTTCTTGAAACTGCAGTCCAAGGAGTCTCGCTTGTCATCCATGCAGCTTGCATCATTGATCCCCGTGGGTTCATTGATCGAAAGATCCTCTGGGATGTCAATGTCAGGG GTACACAGCTGCTGCTGGAGGCCTGTCTCCGCAATGATGTCCAGTATTTTATTTATAccagcagccttgaggtgacaggCCCGAACAACAGAGGAGATCCCATCTATGATGGTGATGAAGACACCATATATCAGATGACCCAAGGCCAGCCCTATGCTGAAACTAAACGAGAGGCAGAGAAATGTGTCCTGCAGTTGGATGGCTTGCCGCTCAAGGGGGGAAATAGTTTTGTGACATGTGCTTTGAGGTCCATGTACATCTATGGAGAAGGCAGTTCTTTCCTTCTGGGTCACCTTGATGAAAGCATCCTGAACAATAATGTATTTTTGAGGCtgtctaggaaagaggcaattgTAAATCCTGTCTATGTGGGAAATATTGCTTGGGCTCATATTCAAGTGGCTAAAGCCATGAGAAACCCAACAAAAGTGAAACAGATCCGAGGGCGTTTCTACTACATCTCAGATGATTCTCCCCACACAAGCTATTCCGACTTCAATTATGAGCTGACAAAGGAGTTGGGGTTTGGTATTGAACCCAAACCTATGATGCCCGTCACACTTTTATATTATTATGCTCTGTTCCTGGAGATTCTGAGCTTCTTGCTCAGACCTTTCTTCAGATATGTTCCTTCTATTAATCGTTTCCTTGTAATCCTGCTAAACACCCCTTTCAGTTTTTCTTACAAGAAAGCACAAAGGGATTTTAACTATACTCCTCGCTACTCATGGGAAGAAGCCAAGCAGCACACAAGTCAGTGGATTGCTGACATAACCCCCCTGAGGGCAGCATACCTGAAAAGCAAGACTACCTGA